The Belonocnema kinseyi isolate 2016_QV_RU_SX_M_011 chromosome 2, B_treatae_v1, whole genome shotgun sequence nucleotide sequence cacAGAAAAGACTGTGAGGTGGAGGGATATTAGTAGTACAAATCAATGAAAAACAGAATTAAAGACCAAAGATTTTgatgtatttctttatttttatgtataatttatataattattttatttctttctattaaaaactatttttaaatatatcatagagtagaaataaatcatagaaaGCACTGAAAAGTCTAGGGGGACcaatattaaatgtaaatgaaAAGGAGAATTAAAGACCATATACTTACCATATTTGGaagggggggcagtgtaacgcaggtgttaaatcttcaacagtgATATGGAATATAAAGTTGCGGAcatttttaaatgcgctcatatgcgccataaaatttggttaaaaatcttgaaaattgcccaagaggtaacaacattttaaaaatgataactcggttatcaatgtgggtaaaatatggcgcatatgagcgcatttgaaaccccacaGGAAACTTCCTTCATTAATGCAGatttaaagctttttattttgttcgtcatcattcgtaaaatttgtttacctccatatcttgggcaattttcaagattgtcaaaaaaattgtatggtgCATATGAGCTCTTTTGAAGCCGAATGAATCCTTGTCCGCTACTTTATATTGCATATCACTGTTGAAGACTTAACACCTGTGTTACACTGACCCTCCCCaaatgatatctttgttaattagctagcacAATTCAGTCGGCTAtataaaacccaaaaattaagaattggggggggggggcttgtgtAATTGACCTCAGCAAAATGACATGAGACAAAAGACATATTTCTGGAAATCGACAAACATCGCGATacttctgttaccagaaatattaaccagaaTAATTGTAACAAGAAAAAACCGACCAGAGTTGACTAACAAGAATTTTCTAGTCTGATTAaccataatttcggattaaaacaACTAACAATCGTTTAACCAGACgcgtctagtaactttaactGATGGGAGATGTTTAGGAGTGGAGGGAGACTTGGGTAGAGGTAGGGATAGCGTAATAATGCAGTATAACTTGGGGTAAAAATGTGGCAAATGATGAAAGATGGCACGAGGGGTAATGTGGCACAGGGGTTAATGTGGGACCTGGAGTAATGTAGGACATCACGCCTGAGGTAATGTGGCCCCCGGGGTAATGCTGTTCCGAGCGGTCATGGCGGCGCggtgcacagtggggtgaaatcggaaaacgaggttcaaaatgacatttagaacgcaattatgcaccgattttagaatttttttttgaaaaattcagaactaaatttttcagaaaatggtgagagtagattatttatttttttgtttatttaatttttattttaatgcaaacatcgaaaaaaatgtcgatttttctaatttcattttttatcttctagacaaaatttttcttatataatatttgtttataaataaacaaatattgataggtggcaaattttttttcagaaaacatcactggcaacataattgcaacaaggtagaaagaaaaaacggtttcNNNNNNNNNNNNNNNNNNNNNNNNNNNNNNNNNNNNNNNNNNNNNNNNNNNNNNNNNNNNNNNNNNNNNNNNNNNNNNNNNNNNNNNNNNNNNNNNNNNNatttagttctgaatttttcaaaaaaaaattctaaaatcggtgcataattgcgttctaaatgtcattttgaacctcgttttccgatttcaccccactgtgcggtgGCGAGATCCTTTCCAAATAGAGAGAAATACGAGTATAAAGAGAGATAATCAGATAATTTGATGTcggaaaatggaataaaataggTTCTATAAAAAAGCTTAATGAcacataaaatgtcaataaaatgtTGGCGAAGTGGATTCATGCTCAAAAGAAAAACAGCCTACGAATATTTAACGATAtggtgaattaaaatttaaaaacactaaaatattaaCTTAAGAAAAGAGTTTGAAATTCCTTCAGAGTAAAAATCAAGAAACAGATTTAAAGTATAActcaagtaaattattttttgaaaaagatattagaTAATACAAGTGGGAAcctatttcaaagaaagttttccTTCTGCATAGTAAGCATTTAAAACAATTCTGGTTGAAGcaatcagaattctggttaattcaactagaatagagtgttaaatatgcccttactataaattctggttaaaagtatgAGAAGTTTCTAGTTAATAATTTTCTAGTTAATTTTACCAGAAATATGGGTAAATGTAACCAGAAGTTCTGGTAAGGTTAACCAGAAATACTTAATAGACAGTTTTCTGATAACTGAAGAATACAACGTTCTGGTCAACATAACCATATATTCTAGTTaacttaaccagatgttctggtaagcTCAGCCAGATATTCTGGTAGACATCGATTTtcgattattgaatttcgatactcttctacGTTCATGGAGTCTTTCTAACGTCTTCTGAAACTGCATGGACCACATGTTACATTTCcccaaagaaaataatctaaCAACATTTTCCGACAACAAAGTGAAGCAACTTTGTTCTGTTTGCTAAAATTTCGTCTCTCTATAATCTATATGTGAATATATGTATTGATAAGTGATGATAGATACAACATACTCGAAGCAaaagtagcatattgttgatgcgTTCTAGTTCTAAAATTATTCGTTAAGACtatttttttcgtgattttaCATAATAGGCATGTTGATCGCTTGTTCAATACCAAAATTCTCAGGCATtcactttgtttatttattgtctacaaggttaatattttcaagaatatttttcagacGCTCAAAAAATATGTGCTTGATTCGGAAGTATTTCTGTAGCACTGGTGTTTAGACAGATAACGCGCAATTTCTTCTTTATAACACGACTAAATTCTCGGTTCACTATAATTATTCATACTTATATaagtgaaattataatttaaaaatcgaaattgttCTAGAATTGGACATTTACGCTAAAGTGTCAATTGACATATCCAGCAAAGTGACatgagacaaaagacagatttctAGAATAGTTTTAACCAGAACAAATCAGAGTtcattaactagaattttctagCCATATTTAccataatttagaattaaaataactagaaatatTTGAACCAGGCGTGTCTAGTCACTTCAACTAGAACTTTTTCTTTGAGTGAGGTAAAAAATCAATAACCCAGCGGCGCTAATCAAGAAATATCAAATACGAAGCTATATATTTTCCTACAAGGTTTATGCGTTAATTCAACCTAGAAAATTGGAACAAATTCTCTACTAGCGCGATTTTTATCAACTTCAAAACTTCAGCTTTAAAGCTCTCCTAATATGGAACTGAATGTGGGGCAAACGAATCGATACTTATGTTTTTATGAAGTCACTATTTGCATGTTATGGTTATCTAATCAATTCATGTATGCAAGCatattaacatatattttttacatttccacAATTTACtggtttttaattttctgcatcctattattattaattcaacaattattaaaaattttagaacactcaggaaaaatgtttaagtagaaatgaaaattcgtttatagtaaattattttttaggttttagAACGATCATGGGAAGTCGTAGACAATGTCAACGTCTCATTACGTCTTTGGGACACTTTTGGCGATCACGAAAAAGATCGGCGATTCGCCTATGGAAGGTGAGCTTTTAGTCGAAACTTAATACCTACATAAATAtagatacaaataaaaaagtatacaatttttatataacttcTGTAATTTAAAAGTCACGAAGATAATATTCTTTATCATGCGAAAATTCTTTATCAGTCCAAACACATGTATTATTTCTATAATGTAAAGATACTATAAGCATAAGTCtaatgtgatttttattttttcgcgctTCTGGGAAATAAGatccattaaaataaaattagaattgttcTTTTTACTCTGTTTATTATCAAgcacaattgtatttttaatatgccAACATTAAATAGATATGGAATCTTGTTAACCGACAGAAAAAGTactttatatatttcattttatatcaTACTAAAATCTTTTGCTAATTACTTTTGATTCCCCGTCCcttttaaggatttaaatatacaaaacgctaaaattcaagcaaaaaaattgtttaaattgtaattacgaaaaaataattaaatgtttttcagaTCTGACGTTGTCCTACTATGTTTTTCCATAACAAACCCCGTATCCTTACGGAACTGCAAAGCGATGTGGTATCCGGAAATACGACGGTTTTGCCCACAAACACCGGTACTACTTGTGGGTTGCAAAAACGATCTGCGATACATGTACCGCGATGAGACTTATTTAAGTTACTTTCGGGATCGCAGCCCTTTCGTGAGGTAATTAATTAGTTTGTAATTACATCTAGAAATTTTGGTGCAAAGCAATTAACACAAAAAGTCAGAttattttctagctgaaaatctgcacgtggaattatacgtCAATTGTTTCAAATACTACACGAATTTTAACGGGTATTTGCATAGGAATATTTTCAGCTGCGTTGAACGAGCGatttaagattattattaattgcaTTATGGAAATAGgacattttgaattaatttttctcctTTGTACTTTAGGGCTACACGCAAAAGCGATTTGGTGATGCCAGATGAAGCACGTGCTGTTGCAAGAGATCTGGGAGTCTATTATTATGAGGCTAGCGTTTTCACTTACTATGGTGTAAATGAAGTTTTTGAAAACGCCATAAGAGCAGCTTTAATTGCGAGGCGTCAACAACGATTTTGGATAACAAATCTCAAAAGAGTACAAAGGCCTTTACTTCAGGTAAAAAGTCACCCCTTAATTAGTATTAGATACATCAATCATAaactattattcaaaatattaaatgaatgaaacgttgtaaattcagcaacataaaatcattaaataagaAAAACCACGATTGAAAATAGTATCCATAGTTTAATAAAACTACGGAAGAATTGAAAATTCTCCTAAGGCACCTGATTAGTATATATTAGTCCAGACATCTCGTATAAAAAGGCCCTTTTACCATTTTGactactatctgtccaaaaaatctAGACACcttgatttttgtacagattttcatgaaaatctcagcagaaaaaaattctaaaaatatgagataATATGCGTGTCATAGGTGAACATTTTGgcaatactgatacagagtttcaaaataccctgatgattagcgattatttcctggcgaatgaaaggtgaaaaagtatcaaaatcattcatcatttccgaatactcaactttgaatagctccaagtcacttaaaataaattataaaaattctgaaaaaaatgtatggaacGTACGGAGATGATTCTTGAAGTAAATTACACATTTGTGGCTTCTGAAAGTGttgcatgtattttcaatgagcaaaaagttgcacttgaatttttaaacaattattttctttttagagaAATACAAAAGACTACGACAATCGAAACAACCGCATTCTTAGCAGGTCTCTTTGCTGGCGCTACTGCTACGCGTGCAATACGACCTTCTCTCGTACTCAGGCTGTTTACACAACGGATGCAATTGCCTCAATTATCGTAAAGTCTCTTGTAATTTTCccaggaaaaaataattgtttaagcattcaagtgcaactttttgctcattgaaaatacatgcaaCACTTTCAGAAGCCACAAATGTGTAATTTACTTCAAGAATCATTTCCGTACGTTCCTTAGTTTTGGAGATGACACCTCCCtacgtttttgttaacaacttattaacaaatgattatttttggctctaaatttcacCATTGTGTACAAAAAGGATTAAGGAAGCCATacgtttttttcagaattttcataatttattttcagtgacttagagCTATTCAAATTTGAGcattcggaaatgataatatgattatggtacttCTTCACCTTTCATTCGacaggaaataatcgctaatcatgtgaacattttgaaactctgtatcagtattggCAAAACCATCAACTGTAACATGCAtgttgtctcatatttttagaatttttttctgctgagattttctcgaaaatctgtacaaaaatcgaggtgccCATATCTTTGGACAGATAATAGGTAGAAcgcgtttctttttttttttttttgctaagtcTGTTTATTTATTGGTCCTGATGAATATTCCAAATTTGCTATAAAATACTACTACGCGCctcggaaatattaaaaaaaaatatatttagcatcaaaattaaaatagccAAATGTCgaagaaaactaaaaatatagatcCTTCAGTCTCCAAAATGATCTGAGTTATGGCCcttcaacttaacagttttttcatttgttaaaaatcaaattctgaaGTTTGCGTTTGTTCTTTAACGGCACTAAATTTCACGAAAAAACTACCTTTTAACGATAATTAAAGCAGACGTCATttccagtaaaataaaaaaaaatctagtcCCAATAGGTCATTCGTTAAGGCCTcccaaatttgaccatttttttaccgATTTGTCCGTGAAAATTACTCATGTctttttcaaatagtttgtttttaaatgcagTAAATTTAATATGGCGTTGCAGGAAATGTTTTAGAGCAGGAAATTCatcgtaaataaaaaataaataattagtcgTCTAGTTCCCATAGTTCGCGAGTCAACTTTCACCCTTTCCTTTCGGAAGTATATTACTGTACGGCAAAATGTGCCTTTTATGCACATATTATGTATTTTATCCCTGAAACTTATTTTCAGAATATCTGTTGTGaacaaagaatgaaaaaaattaattgattttacattttttattcctgGGTTTTAACCTTATTGAAGGTATTTGTTTCACAGCAGttcttttaaacgtttaaaatgcGAAACTTTTACAAACTATTCGTGAAggacaaaacaattattgttagaTATTGATGGTGAAGGAATTAATAGAACATGGCTCATTCTTAATTAATTTGAGCTATTttgattatttcttttattatttacaaaaaataggtTAAACATTGGTTATCATGTgttgttataaaataataattatttgatttataaattgttttattaatgtttaaacgATTTTCGAATGATTAAACTATAGTTTTTTCTTCATTCCCTGTCGAAACAGAACTTCTGGTAGTAGGTTTCATAAAATGTGCACAAAATTGATAGTgtgaaaagtattatttaaacaattaatttttgtaggaaaaataaaaaagctatatTTCTAAAGAATTACAGATGGATAATATATGCCACCAAAATGCCTAAATGCGGCCGGAAGTAAATTTTTCAGTACACAAAATTCTTCCAAATGGAAAGGGTAAAAATTCCATGGTCATAAATCGTGACACATAGGAGCtagacgattaatttttttcctagttTTTCAGCCACTTTACAAAAAATCCGATTGCTTTGAAGGGTCATAACTAGCTCGGCAGCTATTAAAAGTGAAAGGTTTTGATGTTGGGCATTCCGGGGCACGTAGTAGTCATTTTTGGCAAATTTAGAATTTGCATTAGGAGGAGTATATTTTCCTCGCTTTATGGATGTACTTTGAAGCAGCAAAGTAGGTTTTGTTGGCGATGGGATACTTTATTGTCCTACGATGATAAAGTGCACTTTAATGTCCGCGGGAAATATCTAAGAGGTAATTTCATGAGAAAACTCAGAAACCATACTCTTATTACATAAAATGTCATATGTGCAGAGAAAGCGCAGTCCTTTTACGGTCTTGCGTGTTTGTAAAAACTTGCGCTCAGTCGCTGCCTtggtgcacaatatactattgtCACAAAACGCACTTTTGTTATAGTTCAGATGGTAAAAAAACGCCTGGACTAAAAAAACTGCCTAGACTATATgtaatttattaagaataaaaataataaacatagaATATTATTCTATAGGCTCCCTTCTGTCCACCAAAACCGCTCCCACCGGAAGTGTGCCTAGCACCCAGCACTTATGAAGAAAATATGAAAGCACTGTGGTCCAAACCTGTTCACACTGATGTCGCCCTCATAGCCGGTAATTGTTCTTTACAAGCACACCGCTGTCTTTTGGCAGCGGCTTCACCTGCTTTCCATCGCCTATTTTCAATGGAGCTCGTCCAGGAATATACACCTCGAAGTTCCAGCGAATCCAGCATGGTGAAGAAAAGTTTTCCGTATCTAAAACATACatttacaaatgaattttaaacaattttgtcggCGTTCGCATGCGAAGAGCTTTTATGGCCTTTTCTAGTTTAGGATCAGATATTCGCGTTTCTCTAACAAATTGTATCTTTACACCGATTTCCGAGTTATCCTTACCTGTAACAAAAATTACCTTCACGTTTTAATATTTATCCATCATATTGAGAATAGTTACCGTGTCAACTGTATTGAATCTTCTTTTGTTTCGATGCGAAAAAACTCAACTATATCTACTTAAAACTtacccgcaacaaaaattaacttctgtTTTGCTGTGATGTCagagtaaaaatgattatttttagtttgagtAGGGGATTAAAGGGGCACATATACTGATTATATTGGCACTATACCCACATGCGGAAGGCAATCTAAAGTGGGGTTTTCTCGAAAAGCGGGTTTTCTAAGTTCGAACTTCAAAAATGCCCCAGATACTCGTTTTTATACCTAAATGTTTTGCCTTGCGcctaaaattgaaggaattcgccCGTCTCTATGACCCTACATATAATTCTATAGTCCATACCAACCAAAAGATACTGCCcgtaaactacgttaccaattttggtcTATTTTTGTACCCCGGTCACGAAAGTAGGGATATAATGgggaaacaaattatttcaaataatagtttATTGTGCGACAAGCGGAATACACAGTCGAATACCAACGAACATGAAGTTTGCCATACGAGCGTCTCGAGCGCGTCATATCATGCGAGTAGGTAATCGACGTAGGGTAGAGTGGGGTTAAAAGTGCCGCGAGGAAAAAGTGCCACATACAATAacacaaaaagaaataatatgtAGGGATGGGTAAAAAGTGGTAGAAGTTTCCCTTTCATAACACTGCATCTAAACTAAATTAGGTATTTCCTtggtttttgtataaaaacatttatataagaCATTAAAGTTACACATTTTATTATATGTGGCACTTTTTCCCCGCGGCACTTTTAGCCCTTTTCTACTTTATCCTGCTTGTATAGCACGCGATACTTTCCCCAATCACCGCCGGCCGTAACGTGCAGCTGCAGGGAGAAAGGGAACCTAGCGGATGCGCATAGTATTACTTGTGGACTAAAACCCATTTAGTCCTCGGTGACGTCAACAATAAAGAAAACACCAACTTACATTCTTACTAACTAACATGTAAGGAGGAAGTTCCGCCGcaagttacatttttgaccaaagagacgaatcttgaatcaaaaaaataatttttaacaaagtagatcaactttcaaccaagtagttgaattgtttatgaaaaaagatgactttttaagaaaatagttgcattttgaacaaaataattaaattgttaaataaatagtaGTATTTCAAACCAAATCAGAGGAATTCCGAactcaaaatataatagtaaactttccaacctaaaatagttggatttccttATCAGGTTCCATTAACTATAAAGCAaaggaaaaaatacgaattctcgaAAAAAGGAGACAAGGGAGGAATCGAGGAAAGAGTTGAAGtttaaaatatgaaagtgatttttaaaattattgttcaaatttgtcATCAGCAAAAGTGATCTATGTTCATTACGTTACTCCCCTCAAATTGGCAACGTAATGTAAGGACCGCCCCTTATGACACTTTCCATGTAAACGCCcacattaaagaaaaaatgtatgattcaTTTGTGGAATAAAAACCGATTGAAGAGTAATAAAAAACTGTTCTTATGAAATAAAAAGGTTTCTTTGTACAGGTCAGCACTTTTGGCGAAGCTACTCTTGGAGAATTTAATGATGACACCGAATGTTTGATCCGTATTGATCAAAGTAAGCCAACtaagtaagttttttttatgaattttattattattagaaaattataaagtgcgaatattgtataaaaataaaaaaatgcaaactgaatttttttctagaGTTTGGGAACAGATAAAGAGACGGTCTAGCTTCCAAGTACTGCCAACAGTGGATAATCAGAAAAAATCCACTGGAGCTACAAGAGAACTGAATCATCCAGCCTTCCAAAGTATCCGCGTGGTCGTGGTCAGttcatatattaaattaattatatttcaaacatcaTTGAAAATGATCAAACATTCATTCTTAATAATTGTATGAAATCTATCCAGAATAaagtaaattcttctaaattctgttGCATATTATAAAACCGTATTAACTGATTGCATggtaattggaaataaaattaatatattttctaaatttaaaaaaataaatacatcaaatattcatTATAGATTGAAAACACTTCAGGAGTACAACAACAAGCAACAGTGATAACACTTTCGAAACTCGTGACACCTCAGGCTATGCAGCAGTGCTTGCAATTTATATACACAGGCAGTTTAGACAAAAAATACCACGATTTACAAGTATGTTCCACTTATAATTTAGTATTGTATCCATTTTTCTTCTTAAGATGCCCTTGTATGATAAGCtactaaaaacattattaaatctgactaatttttgttttcttgattaattaattaatttttttaattgatttgaaagaTTATTCGGATTTCTTCTATGGAAatgaattgcattttaaaaaaacgaattactcGAATTGATCTTTGGCGCTGAATGAATTAAGTGTCAAAAATGGTGtttcagagggggggggggagtagtaATAGAGCTTCACATCTTAACTCAAGAAAATGTAGCATtagaatgttaaatatttcagCTTAAAAGTCTTtcgtttaagtttttaaaaaatatttttatttgatactttAGAAAAGaacaatgtaaaattaaaaagctcaaCATTTTACAGTCTTAAACTGGAAATAAGGATCACAAAGATTAAATTAAACCATTCAAGAATAAAGAATaggtttcattttaaagaatttgaaagttttaatttcttaattccaAACTTgaacaattgaataatttgtaattaaaattttttttaatttttacaaatttaaataaggaTGATCAACCTTGGTCTTTAAaagtgtttctaatttaaaaactttttaaagaatattttatattttttactccgaatttcgccgaaatcTTTATTTTTGCTGGCATCTATATTCTAATTGGAaaagttttgcttaaaaatattttaacgatttatcTTGAATCTTGATTGAAATTAAGATTCAATCTAAATTAATAGtgtttatattttaagattcaaatatCGTATGTAACGTTTggagttcaaaatttttcaataaggctttcaatttaaacttttttttgtaatgcttATTACTGAAATTGCTCAAGTTTAATGTGcccaaaattctttaatttttatgacttctactttaaaatatttgaatttaaaattgtttttgttttaaaattgtctaattttaaagGCTACagatagttttaaattgaaaatataaattcttaaacacTGATAAAGAACCCTGCACAATAAATACGGAAAAGACCTTAAGGTGAATTTAGTGACACtcatttattttgtagtttagggAGCGTCCCTTGATTACTTAGGGCATTTTGAGGAGAAGGAGCCCGTTAAATCATACGAATCCTTACTTGGGGGAAGAGTCTAAAGAATTCCTTACATACGATTcctctttctaattatttttctttcttaatgcTAACTGAACCCCGTTTGGTCtgttgaaattacaatttttaattttaatgttatttttatgttatttcggatgcttttagtttgattttatcattgaccgtaagaccgaacatttgctgaatttagctaaaatactgattgaaaatcagtagaatttaaattatttatttaaattctattaatatcGTGTACATAGTATCCTCAAACCTCTTTAAAACGATTAAGCTACATGGAAGTCCCTTCAAATTTCTAAGAACggttaaaatctttgtaattctgaaaatattttgaaatttcacgagatccgttaaaatctttgaaatacctttataGTCATTACAATTTCTCGAAACCCCTTAAAATCATTTACGTAATCCCTCGAAATCCTCGgttataatttgaaatcttttgaaatcccctaAAATCATCGAAAGTCGTTTATATTTCCTAAAATTcgtcgaaattatttaaaatcctttaaagtcttctAAAATATCATGATATCCCTTCAACTCCTCGAAATACCATTCTTCAATATCCTTCAAAATTCGTTTGAATACTTCAGTATCTCTAGGATTGAAATCCCgttacttctttaaaatatttagaaatttcttcaaatttcgtaagatctttttaaatcccttgataccccttcaaatatttggtaaccAGCGGAAATCGTTCGTAAttctttgaatgtttaaaaatcgcaaaaaatcggCCGAAATACTTCGttatgttttgaattaaaatcccctgacttcttttgaaaatttagaaatatcttaaaatttcttaaagtccctaaaaatcttttgtaatcttttgaaatcttctgttaTGTACTCTGAAATAATGGCAAATTCCctataattccttcaaatttgttgaaattctttcaaatcaataaaaatgtttcaaaactttaTATATGTGTTgatacatttattgaaaaatataaaatttcacgtAGAAGGGTTAGTGGGGgatctaaaattacaaaaatcatccttacgtaattaatggacatTCCTTTATGAAACTAGAAGAAAAGGACTTGGACCAATTATGAGTACTTGTTTTTATGTGCTTCATGCCGGAATAAATATCAGAAACcctattgaaaaaatgatatcaTCTTGAGACGAAAGTGCGCTGAGTCAATAAGGTTTTTAGTTAATAGCTCCAGTGACAATGCTTCAGAAGCAATACCtcattttccagcaaaaatgcCGAACACtgtactttta carries:
- the LOC117168416 gene encoding rho-related BTB domain-containing protein 1 isoform X1, which encodes MDNEQPHQELVKCVVVGDTAVGKTRLICARACNKHVSLSQLLTTHVPTVWAIDQYRIYKDVLERSWEVVDNVNVSLRLWDTFGDHEKDRRFAYGRSDVVLLCFSITNPVSLRNCKAMWYPEIRRFCPQTPVLLVGCKNDLRYMYRDETYLSYFRDRSPFVRATRKSDLVMPDEARAVARDLGVYYYEASVFTYYGVNEVFENAIRAALIARRQQRFWITNLKRVQRPLLQAPFCPPKPLPPEVCLAPSTYEENMKALWSKPVHTDVALIAGNCSLQAHRCLLAAASPAFHRLFSMELVQEYTPRSSSESSMVSTFGEATLGEFNDDTECLIRIDQSKPTKVWEQIKRRSSFQVLPTVDNQKKSTGATRELNHPAFQSIRVVVIENTSGVQQQATVITLSKLVTPQAMQQCLQFIYTGSLDKKYHDLQTAPIGLLLEIRQAAEFLELPQLLMVINSIQTREQQFITSDLNNQYKQVVRQRLESLCLEQGLFADVVFDLDDGSMPSHRAILTARCDMMKAMFSGDFRESSAKIIVFPGVREYTFHKLLCYLYTDEVPAISSTKCLNLLELANRLCLPRLVNLVENRVIEDLDRISQSDGNEAVEICLRLLEPCKLHNADQLADWCMNHLCVNYNKLCKMSPKSVRLLHAENQEYLSEHRWPPIWYLKDYDYYQKCLAEQDKESKPSLKRNRNQSGCLCFSSSTKTRREGNNVVNDTPPDRPLFDASIESGENI
- the LOC117168416 gene encoding rho-related BTB domain-containing protein 1 isoform X2 translates to MDNEQPHQELVKCVVVGDTAVGKTRLICARACNKHVSLSQLLTTHVPTVWAIDQYRIYKDVLERSWEVVDNVNVSLRLWDTFGDHEKDRRFAYGRSDVVLLCFSITNPVSLRNCKAMWYPEIRRFCPQTPVLLVGCKNDLRYMYRDETYLSYFRDRSPFVRATRKSDLVMPDEARAVARDLGVYYYEASVFTYYGVNEVFENAIRAALIARRQQRFWITNLKRVQRPLLQAPFCPPKPLPPEVCLAPSTYEENMKALWSKPVHTDVALIAGNCSLQAHRCLLAAASPAFHRLFSMELVQEYTPRSSSESSMVSTFGEATLGEFNDDTECLIRIDQSKPTKVWEQIKRRSSFQVLPTVDNQKKSTGATRELNHPAFQSIRVVVIENTSGVQQQATVITLSKLVTPQAMQQCLQFIYTGSLDKKYHDLQEIRQAAEFLELPQLLMVINSIQTREQQFITSDLNNQYKQVVRQRLESLCLEQGLFADVVFDLDDGSMPSHRAILTARCDMMKAMFSGDFRESSAKIIVFPGVREYTFHKLLCYLYTDEVPAISSTKCLNLLELANRLCLPRLVNLVENRVIEDLDRISQSDGNEAVEICLRLLEPCKLHNADQLADWCMNHLCVNYNKLCKMSPKSVRLLHAENQEYLSEHRWPPIWYLKDYDYYQKCLAEQDKESKPSLKRNRNQSGCLCFSSSTKTRREGNNVVNDTPPDRPLFDASIESGENI